In a single window of the Rhinoraja longicauda isolate Sanriku21f chromosome 10, sRhiLon1.1, whole genome shotgun sequence genome:
- the dact1 gene encoding dapper homolog 1, whose product MPVNGTRHPMKLEGESRNREKAEAESDRSRTRDRFEATLAGLGELDFLKHRQEYLVRGAMELLKASEKPAALKDEIRKASQGELYLTPEEKQLEDNILMLRKQLNCLRRRDAGLINQLQELDRQISDLQLDAEKDPHNNLETDSRPSSGFYELSDGASGSLSNSSNSVFSECLSSCHSSTCFCGPLDASLNITDGRPKSTEDLIGWRDYGEGLLECQYAGVVRRSFSAPYSSSLDVVADIHPKYQCDLVSKNGSDVYRYPSPLHAVAVQSPIFFHPAIGSVKEEGEKPPRDVSASPMALECESEKTEPTVPAPQVSSCPVVHPSTMKKLDNYILGLLQKKIPPLRTNKPRTSLNTDPLKGILRQGSICAKQTVVPVNTDLKVRRNLHTHCPATNGSECSVASPQRQLPGSENKPEQNNTQESKTEVISNRITVQHSVIEQQSSSLPQKKTNVVTNGLTKCPVTFDYQEGNGECGTCTPKDHSHQHVTVHEENVVQPPKAAFPKKTSRPLLASFPVEERPPLNARSEASSAHSLEGTGQLVNVHFIPAKQQQQQQQQQQQQQQQQQVMKSRKGTKNLKVSKFKSSTLKPRPHCEAPLQSNVQSIKQKPKATPRKCHFSDDVDHVKRNAKRPVSRVKKTFYTISENNIVGRQTGAKSTKCSGQAREAVLVKPRYKQRIDYRKWRTTAEMTREEALKRFRRRNRKEVPCPLPGTYLQNGGLTALRGSDSEYSAECESLFHSTVADTSEDEQSNYTTNCFGDSESSLSEVDFAGESTSSSDSDESGALVWPQFTQSQPAQPSTADLKKSPPKAFVKIKASHNLKKKILRFRSGSLKLMTTV is encoded by the exons ATGCCTGTTAACGGGACTCGGCATCCGATGAAGCTGGAAGGAGAGTCCCGGAACCGGGAGAAGGCAGAGGCTGAGAGCGACCGCAGTCGGACCCGGGACCGGTTCGAGGCCACCTTGGCTGGACTGGGAGAGCTGGATTTCTTGAAGCACAGACAGGAGTACTTGGTTCGGGGTGCAATGGAATTACTGAAAGCCTCTGAGAAGCCGGCAGCTCTGAAAGACGAAATAAGAAAGGCTTCTCAAGGGGAACTATATTTGACCCCTGAGGAAAAGCAATTAGAAGATAACATCCTCATGTTGAGGAAACAATTG AACTGTTTGAGGAGGAGAGATGCTGGCCTCATTAATCAGCTGCAGGAACTGGATCGACAGATCAGTGACCTTCAGCTGGATGCAGAGAAAGATCCACATAACAACCTAGAAACGGACAGCAGACCCAGTTCAG GGTTTTACGAACTGAGTGATGGAGCCTCTGGATCACTTTCCAATTCCTCTAATTCAGTTTTCAGTGAGTGTTTATCTAGTTGTCACTCCAGCACCTGCTTCTGTGGCCCTCTGGACGCATCACTGAACATCACGGATGGACGGCCCAAGTCAACAG AGGATTTAATTGGCTGGAGGGATTATGGAGAGGGGCTGCTCGAATGCCAATATGCCGGCGTTGTTCGACGTTCGTTCTCTGCACCCTATTCCAGTTCACTTGATGTGGTTGCCGACATTCACCCCAAGTATCAGTGTGACTTGGTTTCCAAAAACGGTAGTGATGTGTATCGGTACCCGAGCCCTCTGCATGCAGTAGCTGTACAAAGTCCAATATTTTTCCATCCTGCAATCGGGAGCGTTAAAGAGGAAGGGGAGAAGCCTCCTCGTGATGTGAGTGCTTCACCAATGGCACTGGAGTGTGAATCTGAAAAAACTGAGCCCACTGTTCCAGCCCCCCAGGTCAGTTCTTGTCCAGTTGTGCACCCTTCTACAATGAAAAAGCTGGATAATTATATACTCGGCCTCCTTCAGAAGAAAATCCCGCCTCTTAGAACCAATAAACCAAGGACCAGCCTCAACACAGATCCTCTGAAGGGGATCTTGAGGCAAGGTAGTATCTGTGCCAAACAAACAGTGGTGCCTGTTAACACCGATTTGAAAGTGCGAAGAAATCTTCATACCCATTGTCCTGCAACCAATGGCTCTGAATGCAGTGTGGCATCACCACAAAGGCAACTTCCAggcagtgaaaataaaccagaacaaaataaCACACAGGAATCTAAGACTGAAGTGATAAGTAACCGAATAACAGTTCAGCATAGCGttattgaacagcagagtagTAGCTTGCCTCAGAAGAAGACCAATGTGGTGACCAATGGACTCACAAAATGTCCTGTGACTTTTGATTATCAAGAAGGGAATGGTGAATGTGGCACATGCACACCAAAAGATCATTCTCATCAGCACGTCACAGTGCATGAAGAGAATGTCGTGCAACCTCCTAAAGCGGCGTTTCCCAAAAAAACGTCAAGACCGCTGCTGGCTTCCTTTCCCGTGGAGGAAAGACCACCACTGAACGCCAGGAGTGAAGCATCGTCTGCGCACAGTTTGGAGGGTACTGGGCAGCTGGTGAATGTCCATTTCATTCCAgctaagcagcagcagcagcagcagcagcagcagcagcagcagcagcagcagcagcaagtgaTGAAATCCCGTAAAGGCACCAAAAATTTAAAGGTTAGCAAATTTAAGAGTTCAACTTTGAAGCCCAGGCCCCACTGTGAAGCGCCTCTTCAATCAAACGTTCAGAGCATAAAACAAAAACCTAAAGCCACTCCAAGAAAGTGTCATTTTTCTGACGACGTTGATCACGTGAAGCGGAACGCCAAGCGGCCTGTGTCCAGAGTGAAGAAGACCTTCTACACCATATCTGAGAACAACATTGTGGGTAGACAGACTGGGGCCAAATCCACCAAGTGTAGTGGGCAGGCAAGGGAAGCTGTCCTGGTCAAGCCCAGGTACAAACAAAGAATTGATTACCGAAAGTGGAGGACCACTGCCGAGATGACCCGTGAAGAAGCATTAAAACGCTTCAGAAGGCGCAACAGGAAAGAGGTGCCCTGTCCGCTGCCTGGTACGTACTTGCAGAATGGTGGCCTCACTGCTCTGAGAGGAAGTGATTCAGAATATTCAGCTGAGTGTGAATCCTTGTTCCACTCCACTGTGGCGGACACCAGTGAGGATGAGCAGAGCAACTACACCACCAATTGTTTTGGAGATAGTGAGTCGAGTTTGAGTGAAGTTGATTTCGCCGGAGAATCCACTTCATCCAGTGACTCTGATGAAAGTGGTGCACTGGTCTGGCCACAGTTCACCCAGTCTCAACCTGCACAACCATCGACTGCCGATTTAAAGAAGTCTCCACCGAAGGCCTTTGTCAAAATCAAAGCATCGCACAATCTAAAGAAGAAGATCCTACGTTTCAGATCGGGTTCACTGAAACTAATGACAACTGTATAA